The Nocardioides humi genome includes a region encoding these proteins:
- a CDS encoding DUF6049 family protein produces MVRRRTRLLALGLATALVALAVVLVAPGAPAGAAAPEDEEYDAPLEITIDELTPGVLPLTGPLIVRGQVTNVDLETWQRINLYPVFGAGPDCTGCPPAMTTEAELTAAVATDPEAQVGVRYTDDEAVRAQVETLGPGESMSYTIRIPQRVLRQVFANPTTGVYWFGVHALGENPDGRDLLADGRARTFLPYVAPDTDASVDTAVVVPLRGRVAHSATGELGRTTWWEDALSPQGTLGGPLAFGSAGGGAPVTWLLDPALPDAVSQLAAGNPTREITPVTPDGTPPEDEDPSPSGSKSEGDDAGEGGDAGAEVGAATLEPGSPLVRAAQAWLQRAQTVLTDDTVAALPYGDPDLAAAARALPSAYATARKHASPTLTAWGVESTPVVAAPNGYLDAGAIEKVDDAAAVLLGEQMFPAAAYPDGPPAGGAVGDRPVVVTSTATARGGPGPDPALAPVALRQRLLSEAVVRVLRAGDDRPDPLVVVIPTSVDAAGARAFWEGLDTDLIDLVDLPAVTDDITGGGSGASAPRIDPDDLAYPDGQAKAQLGTGVFGEAGALIRSARSLQSILGEGYTIGDTVVGEALAGTSYAMRGDADAAPRLGRSRSWVVEQLDKVSLDAPQGVTLSSSSGSFNVAVSNTLDHAVTVRIEVATDDGATIKAANPIVLAANSRSSVPISADMHGTGVHNVRLRLTDVTGTPIGAEDELPIRSGQVGVVIWAIIGTGAGILFVAIGIRLVRRFRAARGAAAT; encoded by the coding sequence GTGGTCCGCCGTCGTACACGCCTGCTCGCCCTAGGGCTCGCGACCGCTCTCGTCGCGCTGGCGGTCGTCCTGGTGGCGCCGGGTGCGCCGGCCGGGGCCGCGGCCCCCGAGGACGAGGAGTACGACGCTCCGCTCGAGATCACCATCGACGAGCTCACCCCCGGCGTGCTGCCGCTCACCGGCCCGCTGATCGTGCGCGGCCAGGTCACCAATGTCGACCTCGAGACGTGGCAGCGGATCAACCTCTACCCGGTCTTCGGCGCCGGACCGGACTGCACCGGCTGCCCGCCGGCGATGACCACGGAGGCGGAGCTGACCGCGGCGGTCGCCACCGACCCGGAGGCGCAGGTCGGGGTCCGCTACACCGACGACGAGGCGGTCCGGGCGCAGGTCGAGACGCTGGGACCGGGGGAGTCGATGTCGTACACGATCCGGATCCCGCAGCGGGTCCTCCGGCAGGTGTTCGCGAACCCGACGACGGGCGTCTACTGGTTCGGGGTGCACGCGCTCGGTGAGAACCCCGACGGCCGCGACCTGCTGGCCGACGGCCGGGCCCGGACCTTCCTGCCGTACGTCGCGCCGGACACCGACGCGAGCGTCGACACCGCGGTCGTCGTACCCCTGCGGGGTCGGGTCGCGCACTCCGCCACCGGCGAGCTCGGCCGCACCACCTGGTGGGAGGACGCGCTCTCGCCGCAGGGCACCCTCGGCGGCCCGCTCGCGTTCGGCTCGGCGGGCGGCGGCGCCCCGGTGACCTGGCTGCTCGACCCGGCGCTGCCCGACGCGGTCAGCCAGCTCGCGGCCGGCAACCCCACCCGCGAGATCACGCCGGTCACCCCCGACGGCACGCCCCCCGAGGACGAGGACCCGTCGCCGAGCGGCTCGAAGAGCGAGGGCGACGACGCCGGCGAGGGCGGTGACGCGGGCGCCGAGGTCGGCGCGGCGACGCTCGAGCCCGGCAGCCCGCTCGTCCGCGCCGCACAGGCCTGGCTCCAGCGCGCCCAGACGGTGCTGACCGACGACACCGTGGCCGCGCTGCCGTACGGCGACCCGGACCTCGCAGCCGCCGCGCGGGCGCTGCCCAGCGCCTACGCCACCGCCCGCAAGCACGCCTCGCCGACGCTGACCGCGTGGGGGGTCGAGAGCACGCCGGTGGTCGCGGCGCCGAACGGCTACCTGGACGCCGGCGCGATCGAGAAGGTCGACGACGCGGCCGCCGTGCTCCTGGGGGAGCAGATGTTCCCGGCCGCCGCCTACCCCGACGGCCCCCCGGCCGGCGGCGCCGTGGGCGACCGGCCGGTGGTCGTCACCAGCACGGCCACCGCCCGCGGCGGTCCCGGCCCCGACCCGGCCCTCGCGCCGGTCGCGCTGCGCCAGCGCCTGCTCAGCGAGGCGGTCGTCCGGGTCCTCCGGGCCGGCGACGACCGGCCCGACCCGCTCGTGGTCGTCATCCCGACCAGCGTCGACGCCGCCGGGGCCCGCGCCTTCTGGGAGGGCCTCGACACCGACCTGATCGACCTGGTCGACCTGCCGGCCGTCACCGACGACATCACCGGCGGCGGCAGCGGCGCGAGCGCCCCCCGGATCGACCCCGACGACCTGGCCTACCCCGACGGCCAGGCGAAGGCGCAGCTCGGCACCGGCGTCTTCGGCGAGGCCGGCGCGCTGATCCGCTCCGCCCGGTCGCTGCAGAGCATCCTCGGCGAGGGCTACACGATCGGGGACACCGTGGTCGGGGAGGCGCTCGCCGGGACGTCGTACGCCATGCGCGGCGACGCCGACGCCGCGCCGCGGCTGGGCCGGTCGCGGTCCTGGGTGGTCGAGCAGCTCGACAAGGTCAGCCTCGACGCGCCCCAGGGGGTCACCCTGTCGAGCAGCTCGGGCAGCTTCAACGTCGCGGTCAGCAACACCCTCGACCATGCGGTGACGGTGCGGATCGAGGTCGCCACCGACGACGGCGCGACCATCAAGGCCGCCAACCCGATCGTGCTGGCCGCCAACAGCCGCTCGTCGGTGCCGATCAGCGCCGACATGCACGGCACCGGCGTCCACAACGTGCGGCTGCGGCTGACCGACGTCACCGGCACCCCCATCGGCGCCGAGGACGAGCTCCCGATCCGCTCCGGGCAGGTCGGCGTGGTGATCTGGGCGATCATCGGCACCGGCGCCGGCATCCTGTTCGTCGCCATCGGGATCCGCCTGGTCCGGCGGTTCCGCGCCGCGCGCGGCGCGGCCGCCACGTGA
- the murJ gene encoding murein biosynthesis integral membrane protein MurJ — protein sequence MSTEATGGEAAGEQRRILANTAVMAAGTVVSRFSGFIRSTLLAAALGISLHADIFTVANTVPNMLYILLAGGVFNAVLVPQLVRSMKNDADGGAAYVNRVITLAACFLGIVTIVLVVAAPLVMQVLVPSYNAPHLAEQRQSAIDFARYCLPQVFFYGMFVLLGQVLNARGRFGPMMWAPIANNLISIAVLIAYLLSFGPATPEEQRAAFTPGQEALLGIGSTAGIAAQLLILVPYLRAAGVRFRPRFDWRGVGLGHTLKLGVWTVLFVIVNQVAYVVVVRLASGGTAAADDGTGITIYSNVMLVVMVPHSIITVSLATAILPRLSASAASGDLARLAGTLGSTLRTALVVVVPFAALLPSIALPLAQVVWGHGATAPFFYRFESSMVLFGFAVVAFTVHYLVLRGFYALELNRLVFFVQCAIAATNIGLAILFVGRVDPWDTSPMLVLAYASAYTVGATVSSVVLVRRLRRGGAPGGASRRWGGFVLRLLGASAVVFVVARFVDIVVTDTVTELVGRDAHWTLAALEVALVSAGAAAALLGVARPLRLTEVTSVADTVAGRLRRG from the coding sequence GTGAGCACCGAGGCGACCGGCGGCGAGGCGGCCGGCGAGCAGCGGAGGATCCTCGCCAACACGGCCGTGATGGCCGCCGGGACGGTGGTGTCCCGGTTCAGCGGGTTCATCCGCTCGACGCTGCTGGCGGCGGCGCTCGGCATCTCGCTGCACGCCGACATCTTCACCGTGGCCAACACGGTGCCCAACATGCTCTACATCCTGCTGGCCGGCGGCGTCTTCAACGCGGTGCTGGTGCCCCAGCTGGTCCGGTCGATGAAGAACGACGCCGACGGCGGCGCGGCGTACGTCAACCGGGTGATCACCCTCGCAGCCTGCTTCCTCGGCATCGTCACGATCGTCCTGGTGGTCGCCGCGCCGCTGGTGATGCAGGTGCTCGTCCCCAGCTACAACGCGCCCCACCTCGCCGAGCAGCGCCAGTCCGCGATCGACTTCGCCCGGTACTGCCTGCCGCAGGTCTTCTTCTACGGCATGTTCGTGCTGCTGGGCCAGGTGCTCAACGCCCGCGGCCGGTTCGGGCCGATGATGTGGGCGCCGATCGCCAACAACCTGATCTCGATCGCCGTCCTGATCGCCTACCTGCTGTCCTTCGGACCGGCCACGCCCGAGGAGCAGCGCGCGGCGTTCACGCCCGGCCAGGAGGCGCTGCTCGGCATCGGCTCGACCGCCGGCATCGCCGCCCAGCTGCTCATCCTGGTGCCCTACCTGCGCGCCGCCGGCGTGCGCTTCCGGCCGCGCTTCGACTGGCGGGGGGTCGGTCTCGGCCACACTCTCAAGCTCGGCGTGTGGACGGTGCTCTTCGTCATCGTCAACCAGGTCGCGTACGTCGTCGTGGTGCGCCTCGCGTCCGGCGGCACCGCCGCCGCGGACGACGGCACCGGCATCACGATCTACTCCAACGTGATGCTGGTCGTGATGGTGCCGCACTCGATCATCACCGTGTCCCTGGCCACCGCAATCCTGCCCCGGCTCTCGGCCTCGGCGGCGAGCGGCGACCTGGCCCGGCTCGCCGGCACGCTCGGCAGCACGCTGCGCACGGCGCTCGTCGTCGTCGTACCGTTCGCGGCGCTGCTGCCCTCGATCGCGCTGCCGCTCGCCCAGGTGGTCTGGGGCCATGGCGCGACGGCGCCCTTCTTCTACCGGTTCGAGTCGTCGATGGTGCTCTTCGGCTTCGCGGTGGTGGCGTTCACCGTGCACTACCTGGTGCTGCGGGGGTTCTACGCGCTGGAGCTCAACCGGCTGGTGTTCTTCGTGCAGTGCGCGATCGCGGCCACCAACATCGGGCTCGCGATCCTCTTCGTGGGCCGGGTCGACCCGTGGGACACGTCCCCGATGCTGGTCCTCGCCTACGCCAGCGCCTACACCGTCGGCGCGACCGTCTCCTCCGTCGTGCTGGTACGCCGCCTCCGTCGCGGCGGCGCGCCCGGCGGGGCGAGCCGGCGCTGGGGCGGGTTCGTGCTGCGTCTGCTGGGCGCCAGCGCGGTGGTGTTCGTCGTCGCCCGGTTCGTGGACATCGTCGTCACCGACACCGTGACCGAGCTGGTCGGCCGCGACGCGCACTGGACCCTGGCCGCGCTCGAGGTCGCCCTCGTCAGCGCCGGCGCCGCCGCCGCCCTGCTGGGCGTCGCGCGGCCGCTGCGGCTGACCGAGGTGACGTCCGTCGCCGACACCGTCGCCGGGCGCCTGCGCCGCGGCTAG
- a CDS encoding protein kinase family protein: MATSTRSGDVLAGRYQLIDLLSESGGGRFWRAHDRILERFVALHVIAQDDARAHELVEAARTSARVLDPRILRVLDAEEEDGRCFVVNEWGTGISLDILVTHDGPLAPRNAAWLVADVADALARAHAAGVTHGRLNPENVLIDRYGSVRIIGMCVDAALHGLSPGDVQGDLEDLGGLLHCALTATWPGPSGSIVPAAPRENDLTLSPRQVVAGVPQPLDTLWRELDQRGAAPRWRRRGGDHPDVSSAAAIAAELVAFVGDPAGMPEQLARAVPPINELRPVWLPALADPLPHDPSRDDIPVVPPAEPEPTPAPTPAPEQAEEPVEDPAEELDDEPPIPLVTELPTEAGLPVFGDDDVTWLRTRSTPPPPPPRSRTCPSGRCSRPTRPAAYDGPGCPPCPRSRAPRRRPASGRGTPTPARASPTRPTRRRRCRAGAGCGWRWPSRSPSSCSWRWRSRSTSAAAAPRSAATRTPTTHLRRPRPGRRRR, encoded by the coding sequence GTGGCGACGTCGACACGGTCGGGCGATGTCCTCGCCGGCCGCTACCAGCTGATCGACCTGCTGAGCGAGAGCGGCGGCGGGCGGTTCTGGCGTGCCCACGACCGGATCCTCGAGCGCTTCGTCGCCCTCCACGTCATCGCCCAGGACGACGCGCGCGCCCATGAGCTGGTCGAGGCGGCCCGCACCTCCGCCCGGGTCCTGGACCCGCGGATCCTCCGCGTCCTCGACGCCGAGGAGGAGGACGGCCGCTGCTTCGTCGTCAACGAGTGGGGGACCGGCATCTCCCTCGACATCCTGGTCACCCACGACGGCCCGCTGGCGCCCCGCAACGCCGCCTGGCTGGTCGCCGACGTCGCGGACGCGCTGGCCCGCGCCCACGCGGCGGGCGTGACCCACGGCCGGCTCAACCCCGAGAACGTCCTCATCGACCGGTACGGCTCGGTGCGGATCATCGGGATGTGCGTCGACGCCGCGCTGCACGGGCTCTCCCCGGGGGACGTGCAGGGCGACCTGGAGGACCTCGGTGGGCTGCTCCACTGCGCGCTGACCGCGACCTGGCCGGGGCCGTCCGGCTCGATCGTCCCGGCCGCGCCCCGCGAGAACGACCTCACCCTCAGCCCCCGGCAGGTCGTCGCCGGGGTCCCGCAGCCGCTCGACACGCTGTGGCGCGAGCTCGACCAGCGCGGCGCCGCCCCCCGCTGGCGGCGCCGGGGCGGGGACCACCCCGACGTGTCCTCGGCCGCCGCCATCGCCGCCGAGCTGGTCGCGTTCGTCGGCGACCCGGCCGGCATGCCCGAGCAGCTGGCCCGCGCCGTGCCGCCCATCAACGAGCTCCGCCCGGTCTGGCTGCCCGCCCTCGCCGACCCGCTGCCGCACGACCCCTCCCGCGACGACATCCCGGTGGTCCCGCCCGCCGAGCCGGAGCCGACGCCCGCGCCGACGCCCGCGCCGGAGCAGGCGGAGGAGCCTGTCGAGGATCCCGCGGAGGAGCTCGACGACGAGCCGCCCATCCCGCTGGTCACCGAGCTCCCCACAGAGGCCGGGCTCCCGGTCTTCGGCGACGACGACGTCACCTGGCTGCGCACCCGGAGCACCCCACCACCGCCCCCGCCCCGTTCGAGGACCTGCCCGAGCGGCCGCTGTTCGCGCCCGACCCGCCCGGCGGCGTACGACGGCCCCGGCTGCCCCCCGTGCCCGCGGAGCCGGGCGCCCCGCCGCCGGCCGGCTTCTGGCCGTGGGACACCGACACCGGCCCGGGCCAGCCCGACCCGGCCGACACGACGGAGACGGTGCCGGGCCGGAGCTGGCTGCGGCTGGCGATGGCCGTCGCGCTCGCCGTCCTCCTGCTCGTGGCGGTGGCGGTCGCGTTCAACCTCGGCCGCGGCCGCACCGCGCTCGGCGGCGACCCGGACGCCGACAACACACCTCAGGAGACCCCGACCGGGCAGGCGGCGGCGGTGA
- the sigM gene encoding RNA polymerase sigma factor SigM, with protein MSEPSDKELLAAHVAGDPEAFGTLVTRHRDRLWAVALRTCGHPETAADGLQEGLVAAFRRAGSFRGDAAVTTWLHRVVVNACLDRLRAEKVRRAEPLPDDLDAVEAGHRRTRETVGDAVDPAERGLVVERRERVLAALATLPDEQRAAIVLVDMEGYPVAEVAQILDCAEGTVKSRCSRGRARLAVLLADVLDDLPADADADAGRTPPHDAGNPTGAPDVGSVTPADRPPGPPSTDHPPPSRPGPPRQDPP; from the coding sequence GTGAGTGAGCCCAGCGACAAGGAGCTGCTCGCTGCCCACGTCGCCGGGGACCCCGAGGCCTTCGGCACGCTCGTCACCCGGCACCGCGACCGGCTCTGGGCCGTCGCGCTGCGCACCTGCGGCCACCCCGAGACCGCGGCCGACGGGCTCCAGGAGGGTCTGGTCGCCGCCTTCCGCCGCGCCGGGTCCTTCCGCGGCGACGCAGCGGTGACCACCTGGCTGCACCGGGTGGTCGTCAACGCGTGCCTGGACCGGCTGCGCGCCGAGAAGGTACGCCGGGCCGAGCCGCTGCCCGACGACCTCGACGCCGTCGAGGCCGGCCACCGGCGTACCCGCGAGACCGTCGGCGACGCGGTCGACCCGGCCGAGCGCGGCCTCGTCGTCGAGCGCCGGGAGCGGGTCCTCGCCGCCCTGGCGACGCTGCCCGACGAGCAGCGGGCGGCGATCGTGCTCGTCGACATGGAGGGCTACCCCGTCGCCGAGGTCGCGCAGATCCTCGACTGCGCCGAAGGCACGGTCAAGAGCCGCTGCTCCCGGGGCCGGGCCCGGCTCGCCGTCCTGCTGGCCGACGTCCTCGACGACCTGCCCGCCGACGCCGACGCCGACGCCGGCCGCACCCCGCCCCACGACGCCGGGAACCCCACCGGCGCCCCGGACGTCGGATCGGTGACCCCCGCGGACCGCCCGCCGGGACCGCCGTCGACTGATCACCCGCCTCCGTCCCGCCCGGGACCCCCACGCCAGGACCCCCCATGA